Proteins encoded in a region of the Paenibacillus sp. E222 genome:
- a CDS encoding PTS transporter subunit EIIC, protein MNDKQIEALLKLAGGKENIRRVQRDMDTTTLILRDRNRMDISVSDVLDLGVDIRITGEYCSISHEDESSQLYNTLQGMGVGKAEGGALPEIRRTRKKSLLYFISDVFRPLMPAILGAAVLKIVLAIITLFNVYSSTDSSSLMDSQTFLIFKSIGDSVYYLLPILVAISTAYRIKSNVYVAAAIGGLMFYPQMTALLSGEEDVHFMGVPIVSQAFFFSASIWVILTICALSYLERVVERISPRVFKGILAPLLTFLILVPLVLIILGPIGTWIDQQLPDVVDSLLNDAPVVAIMLLGAVYSLMMIAGLHYWLLPMIINELMVNGYSLILPVMLVAFVAQAGASLATGLRSKRREFRKLAFWATGTALLGVPEPAMYAVNMRKRASFYSALLGGAAGGLYFGLLSVKAVALGGSGSLLELPLFMEVGSLNLLHVCVGIIVSFCVSGVFTYWMLGKERKHV, encoded by the coding sequence ATGAATGACAAGCAAATCGAAGCACTGTTGAAACTCGCAGGGGGAAAGGAAAATATTCGTCGTGTGCAGCGTGACATGGATACCACTACGTTGATATTGCGTGACCGCAATCGAATGGATATATCAGTATCTGATGTATTGGATCTTGGCGTCGATATTCGTATAACAGGAGAGTATTGCTCTATATCACATGAGGACGAATCCTCCCAACTATATAATACGCTACAGGGCATGGGAGTGGGGAAAGCAGAAGGGGGCGCACTGCCAGAAATAAGGCGTACCCGTAAAAAATCATTGTTATATTTTATTTCCGATGTGTTCAGGCCTCTGATGCCCGCCATCCTGGGCGCTGCAGTGCTCAAGATTGTGCTAGCCATCATTACGTTATTTAACGTTTACAGTTCTACAGATTCCTCTTCGTTGATGGACAGTCAGACATTCCTGATATTTAAATCCATTGGAGATAGTGTGTATTATCTGTTGCCCATCCTGGTAGCCATCAGTACAGCCTATCGGATAAAAAGCAATGTTTATGTTGCCGCAGCGATTGGTGGACTAATGTTCTACCCGCAAATGACCGCTTTATTGTCAGGTGAAGAGGATGTTCACTTTATGGGAGTACCCATCGTGTCACAAGCGTTCTTTTTTTCAGCTTCCATTTGGGTGATTTTGACGATATGTGCGTTGTCCTATCTGGAAAGAGTCGTTGAGCGAATAAGCCCAAGAGTCTTTAAAGGAATTCTTGCTCCATTGTTGACGTTTCTGATTCTCGTTCCACTGGTTCTAATCATACTTGGTCCAATCGGTACTTGGATTGATCAGCAGTTACCGGATGTTGTCGATTCATTACTGAATGATGCCCCGGTTGTTGCCATTATGCTACTGGGAGCGGTTTATTCCCTAATGATGATCGCTGGATTACATTACTGGCTTTTACCTATGATAATCAATGAATTGATGGTGAATGGTTACTCCCTCATTCTCCCTGTCATGTTAGTTGCCTTCGTTGCACAAGCAGGAGCTTCACTGGCTACTGGGCTGAGAAGCAAACGGCGGGAATTCAGGAAGCTGGCTTTCTGGGCAACAGGAACAGCTCTATTAGGTGTTCCAGAGCCTGCGATGTATGCGGTCAATATGAGAAAGAGGGCTTCATTTTATTCGGCATTGCTGGGCGGTGCTGCAGGAGGACTGTATTTCGGGCTGTTGTCCGTCAAAGCAGTTGCATTGGGTGGGTCCGGAAGTCTACTGGAACTTCCGCTATTTATGGAAGTAGGGAGTCTGAATCTGCTGCATGTCTGTGTGGGTATAATTGTTTCCTTCTGTGTGTCAGGTGTATTCACCTACTGGATGTTAGGAAAGGAACGGAAACACGTATAA
- a CDS encoding helix-turn-helix domain-containing protein: MPNNIEWMAQWKSTQPLTDQWMTGGKLHHFSSHALLLILDGKAIWNINGHRVQVSYGELIAVQENSVIEVIEGGNLDLAGWHVQFDTYTMFPDRGEVEKYEWHVPSGDTYQKVKLTGGTLASLSLHWSEAGSPDPNAVRVRNQLLVYELLQHVYRELMEEEPTVEQGILRSVDYMQQHYEQVITRKQLAEIAGISPWHYSRKFSERYGKPPLDYLAYYRIYRAQEELLLTTATSQDIAKKTGFEDAHYFSRRFKQLTGVSPRNYAQTLPQRKIVCLSPLCAEMMIHLGIIPHAVVVTPLLLPEHQHELFDMHQVKMMEVSQYELDVEQIRQVQPEWIVGNFWTEEIKQRLRTISPIITGLNNDVEALLHQLASVFHREDTAHKLHTQMKLEVNKAQQQLQHLVQSSTTVMVLRVEPFGYRYMGGHSNGVSHLLYEQLRLTLPQPLQSGEAWFNPCSLDLLAKANPDYLFVEKRVMQHFSAEENMKKLVESFQWNDLKAVKNNRVFLVDTRLWVDGRGIIGHQMILNEIVNSLVTNV; this comes from the coding sequence ATGCCCAACAACATAGAGTGGATGGCTCAATGGAAGTCAACCCAGCCACTGACAGACCAATGGATGACTGGGGGCAAGCTGCATCACTTTTCAAGTCATGCCTTGCTACTTATCCTCGACGGGAAAGCGATCTGGAATATTAATGGTCATAGGGTCCAGGTATCTTATGGGGAGTTAATTGCTGTGCAAGAAAACTCTGTGATTGAAGTGATTGAGGGTGGCAATCTGGATCTGGCCGGATGGCATGTTCAGTTTGATACATACACGATGTTCCCAGATCGAGGTGAAGTGGAAAAATATGAATGGCATGTACCGTCAGGAGACACGTATCAAAAAGTGAAATTAACCGGTGGCACACTGGCGAGTCTCAGCCTACATTGGAGTGAAGCGGGTTCTCCTGATCCCAATGCCGTCCGGGTTAGAAATCAGCTTTTGGTGTATGAACTGCTGCAACATGTATACCGGGAGTTGATGGAAGAGGAGCCGACTGTTGAACAAGGCATTCTTCGTTCTGTGGATTACATGCAGCAGCATTATGAACAGGTCATCACACGAAAGCAATTGGCTGAGATCGCAGGCATCAGTCCCTGGCATTATTCCCGCAAATTCAGTGAGCGTTATGGAAAGCCGCCTCTGGATTACCTCGCTTATTATCGAATCTATCGTGCTCAAGAGGAGCTGTTGTTAACAACGGCGACATCTCAGGACATTGCGAAGAAGACTGGATTCGAGGATGCACATTATTTCAGTCGTCGTTTCAAACAGTTAACGGGTGTGTCCCCGAGAAATTATGCACAAACGCTGCCCCAGCGTAAAATCGTATGTCTTTCCCCGCTTTGTGCGGAAATGATGATTCACTTGGGGATTATTCCACATGCCGTTGTGGTAACTCCTTTGCTTTTGCCTGAACATCAACATGAACTATTTGACATGCATCAGGTGAAGATGATGGAAGTGTCGCAATATGAGCTGGATGTGGAACAGATTCGGCAAGTTCAGCCCGAATGGATTGTGGGAAACTTTTGGACAGAAGAGATCAAGCAAAGACTGCGCACAATTTCGCCTATTATAACCGGTTTAAATAACGATGTGGAGGCTCTGCTCCATCAACTGGCAAGCGTGTTTCATCGAGAAGATACTGCCCATAAACTTCATACGCAGATGAAATTGGAAGTAAACAAAGCACAGCAGCAACTACAGCATCTTGTCCAATCTTCCACTACCGTGATGGTACTGAGGGTAGAACCGTTTGGTTATCGTTATATGGGTGGTCATTCTAATGGGGTATCCCATTTACTGTACGAACAGCTCCGTTTAACTCTGCCGCAGCCATTGCAATCAGGGGAGGCGTGGTTTAATCCTTGCTCACTCGACTTGTTGGCCAAAGCCAATCCCGATTACCTCTTTGTGGAGAAACGAGTCATGCAGCACTTTAGTGCTGAAGAAAATATGAAGAAGTTGGTGGAGAGCTTCCAATGGAATGACTTGAAGGCTGTAAAAAACAACAGGGTATTTCTCGTGGATACTCGCCTGTGGGTGGATGGCCGTGGAATTATCGGACACCAAATGATTTTGAATGAAATTGTGAATAGTCTGGTCACCAATGTATGA
- a CDS encoding ABC transporter substrate-binding protein yields MSRRFKGFGMVLLALSLVLSACSGTSDKEVEASAKTAGKNETKVVRDQFGEVTIPTNPQNMLVLDSIYAEYLIEMGVTPQMVIFVPEIEPEYRASYFEEHGVQMIEAEQYQYNYEQLLTLSPDMIVSAGVGMEQGVYDELSKIAPTVALDSNSEMQMAMPKLAAVFDKTEESAKVLAEFDEKAKQAQEKISQAIGDKTVLVLRVEHNRYRFMGPKGGSSSVFFYETLGLNSPEVIKDSTDWFSQFSLEFLPEMNPDYIFLEDRTLKGYDTKESMDNLKESKVWASLNAVKDNHVFPLKTSDFVTGVGPIGSANLLDYVVEKLVP; encoded by the coding sequence ATGTCACGAAGGTTTAAGGGTTTTGGAATGGTGCTGTTGGCGCTAAGTTTGGTGCTTTCCGCCTGTTCCGGTACTTCTGATAAGGAAGTGGAAGCTTCAGCAAAAACGGCAGGGAAAAATGAAACGAAGGTTGTTCGGGATCAGTTTGGAGAGGTGACGATTCCTACGAATCCTCAAAATATGCTTGTACTGGATTCTATCTATGCCGAGTACTTAATTGAGATGGGCGTTACACCGCAGATGGTTATATTTGTTCCGGAGATTGAACCGGAATATCGTGCGTCTTATTTTGAGGAACATGGGGTCCAAATGATTGAAGCGGAACAATATCAATATAATTATGAACAATTGCTCACGTTGTCACCTGATATGATTGTTAGCGCGGGCGTAGGCATGGAACAAGGCGTATATGATGAACTATCCAAGATTGCTCCAACGGTCGCTCTGGATTCCAACAGTGAAATGCAGATGGCCATGCCGAAGCTGGCTGCGGTCTTTGACAAGACAGAGGAATCTGCCAAAGTGCTGGCTGAATTTGATGAGAAGGCGAAGCAGGCACAGGAGAAAATTTCTCAAGCCATCGGCGACAAAACCGTGCTGGTTCTTCGAGTGGAGCACAATCGTTACCGTTTCATGGGTCCCAAAGGAGGAAGCAGCAGTGTCTTTTTCTATGAAACCTTGGGTCTGAACAGCCCTGAAGTCATCAAAGACTCTACAGATTGGTTTAGCCAGTTTTCCCTGGAATTTTTGCCGGAAATGAACCCGGATTATATTTTTCTAGAAGACAGGACGCTGAAAGGCTATGATACGAAGGAATCCATGGATAATCTGAAAGAAAGCAAAGTGTGGGCAAGCTTGAACGCAGTGAAAGACAATCATGTCTTTCCGCTGAAAACGAGTGATTTTGTAACAGGTGTGGGTCCGATTGGGTCGGCCAATTTGTTGGATTATGTCGTTGAAAAGTTGGTGCCCTAG
- a CDS encoding NAD(P)/FAD-dependent oxidoreductase encodes MNTGAEQQLDIYDITIVGGGPAGMYAAFYSGMRAMRTKIIEAKQELGGFMRTYPEKLVWDVGGVDPIRCEKLIDSLERQARTFDPTIVFGQEIAQMERRDDQVFVLTSKTGERHYTRTILLCAGRGMTQVQKLDIEGANRYELTNLHYTITDLSRFKDKRVLISGGGDSAIDWANEMEGLAQEVIVVHRRKEFTAHELPVAQMKAFAQVLTPYSISRLYGTGDKIGRVELVHVDNEEIMPIEVDEVVVSHGYDRDFGNLVHWGLEREDYGISVDPRMCTSQPGIFGAGDFITYGSKVRLIAGAFNDAVLAVNSAKLYLEPTASEMAGVSSHNARFFEKNKAISTL; translated from the coding sequence ATGAATACTGGAGCGGAGCAGCAATTGGACATTTACGATATTACGATTGTTGGTGGTGGACCTGCAGGAATGTATGCTGCATTTTACAGCGGGATGAGAGCCATGCGTACCAAAATCATTGAAGCCAAACAGGAATTGGGCGGATTTATGCGCACGTACCCGGAGAAACTGGTCTGGGATGTAGGTGGAGTTGATCCGATTCGTTGTGAGAAATTGATCGATTCCCTGGAAAGACAGGCAAGAACCTTCGATCCAACCATTGTATTCGGCCAGGAAATTGCTCAGATGGAACGACGCGATGATCAAGTATTTGTACTCACCTCAAAGACAGGAGAGCGTCATTACACACGTACGATTTTGTTATGTGCAGGCAGAGGCATGACGCAGGTTCAGAAGCTGGATATTGAAGGCGCAAATCGGTATGAGCTGACGAATCTACACTATACCATTACGGATCTGTCCAGATTCAAGGATAAACGTGTGCTGATCTCGGGAGGCGGGGATTCCGCAATAGATTGGGCGAATGAAATGGAGGGATTGGCGCAGGAGGTCATTGTGGTGCACAGACGCAAGGAGTTTACGGCACATGAGCTGCCTGTTGCCCAGATGAAAGCTTTTGCCCAAGTCTTGACCCCTTACAGCATATCGCGCCTATATGGTACAGGAGACAAAATAGGCCGTGTTGAACTGGTCCATGTAGACAATGAAGAAATCATGCCAATTGAAGTGGATGAAGTGGTTGTAAGCCATGGATACGATCGTGATTTCGGTAACTTGGTCCATTGGGGACTGGAACGTGAAGATTACGGTATCTCGGTTGATCCGCGAATGTGCACAAGTCAGCCGGGAATATTCGGAGCAGGTGATTTCATTACCTATGGAAGCAAAGTCCGTCTGATTGCTGGTGCATTTAATGATGCCGTACTGGCAGTAAACAGTGCCAAGCTCTATCTGGAGCCGACCGCTTCCGAAATGGCAGGGGTATCGTCCCATAATGCAAGGTTCTTTGAGAAAAACAAAGCTATTTCTACCCTGTAA
- a CDS encoding MerR family transcriptional regulator, whose amino-acid sequence MNRAYTPGQIATRLDVSTTTLRRYEKENLIPDVPRTVSNHRYYTPVHLQSFVAIRLLLKGYEIPVVYEVMRKVKQGDTMDALWLMNQQLYNSQLEKQRMEDIWKMVQQVDFANDQKRGTTEAMTIGKAAEAAGVNTSAIRHWETEGLICSERDPNNGYRMYTRAELRKILVISSLRKSVYYIEHMKELLNTVGTQDYTQINKAFQLALQKLNNQLTLQFAGVKELMTYIELLQESQG is encoded by the coding sequence ATGAACCGAGCATATACACCTGGGCAGATTGCCACAAGGCTGGATGTAAGTACGACTACACTGCGACGGTATGAAAAGGAGAACCTCATTCCCGACGTTCCACGGACCGTCAGTAATCACAGGTACTATACCCCTGTTCATCTTCAGTCTTTTGTTGCCATTCGTTTATTATTGAAAGGATATGAGATTCCCGTTGTATACGAGGTTATGAGAAAAGTAAAACAGGGCGATACGATGGATGCTCTCTGGCTTATGAACCAGCAGCTGTACAACAGCCAACTGGAGAAGCAACGAATGGAAGACATATGGAAGATGGTGCAACAGGTGGATTTTGCTAACGATCAAAAGAGGGGAACGACGGAGGCGATGACGATTGGAAAAGCTGCCGAAGCAGCCGGGGTCAACACTTCTGCTATCAGGCATTGGGAAACCGAAGGCTTAATTTGCTCCGAAAGAGACCCTAACAACGGTTATCGAATGTATACCCGAGCCGAGTTAAGAAAGATATTGGTCATTAGCAGTTTAAGAAAATCCGTCTACTACATTGAACATATGAAAGAGCTTCTGAACACTGTCGGCACGCAGGATTATACACAGATCAATAAAGCCTTCCAGCTGGCCCTGCAAAAGCTTAACAACCAACTGACTCTGCAATTTGCAGGCGTGAAGGAACTTATGACATATATTGAGTTACTTCAGGAATCACAAGGATAA
- a CDS encoding alpha/beta fold hydrolase: MLYTEDINSKGLVQLQKMITLLNGSQLEVGLTGAQDRSVIMLPTAKKPVTGQEAETLKLWGVDPELSAKFIDGLSGEFQILHFDYEGHYMAHPHPEHFTPEYIAQDLLRIADQMNVNRFSYYGYSWLALVGLQLALRTDRMESLIMGGFPPYEGPYDEMRVVTTKTYEGALKQHEESGEIHSAEALMKVEELSPDQLDWDNVELKIDPAQTKQFATLYQGLIDFDDQRIQTQLNIPRLAFAGERDTIVYGEKFGSVTVDIAGRLQKHKPVLENLGWTVEIIKGADMDHTKAMQPSTVLPIILPWLKAHLS; encoded by the coding sequence ATGTTATACACTGAGGATATCAACAGTAAAGGACTGGTTCAATTGCAGAAAATGATTACTTTGTTAAATGGTTCGCAGCTTGAAGTGGGTCTGACGGGAGCGCAAGATCGTAGCGTCATTATGCTGCCCACAGCCAAAAAGCCCGTAACCGGACAAGAAGCCGAAACCCTAAAGTTATGGGGGGTTGATCCTGAATTGAGTGCAAAGTTTATCGACGGACTTTCCGGTGAATTTCAGATCCTGCATTTTGATTATGAAGGCCACTACATGGCACATCCCCATCCGGAACATTTTACGCCTGAATATATCGCTCAGGATTTGTTACGAATTGCGGATCAGATGAATGTGAATCGATTTAGTTATTATGGATACTCCTGGCTGGCTCTTGTCGGGCTTCAGTTAGCCCTACGGACTGACCGCATGGAAAGTCTCATTATGGGAGGATTCCCGCCATACGAAGGGCCGTATGATGAAATGCGAGTAGTGACCACAAAGACATATGAGGGAGCATTGAAGCAGCATGAAGAATCGGGAGAAATACACTCAGCAGAAGCTCTAATGAAAGTAGAAGAATTGAGTCCGGATCAATTGGATTGGGACAACGTGGAGTTAAAGATCGATCCGGCTCAAACGAAACAATTTGCGACCTTGTATCAAGGTTTAATTGATTTCGATGACCAACGTATTCAAACTCAGTTGAATATCCCCAGATTGGCTTTTGCAGGAGAGAGAGATACGATTGTGTATGGTGAGAAATTTGGCAGTGTGACGGTGGATATCGCTGGACGATTGCAAAAGCATAAACCCGTTCTTGAAAACCTCGGCTGGACCGTCGAAATCATCAAGGGAGCGGATATGGATCACACCAAAGCGATGCAGCCCAGTACCGTTCTCCCTATTATCCTTCCCTGGTTAAAAGCTCATTTAAGCTGA
- a CDS encoding isoprenyl transferase has translation MKWNRIHKEKPNTIHSIDWNGFIPKHIAIMMDGNGRWATRRGLPRSAGHYAGMQTMRETISMCHKNGIASLTLYAFSTENWKRPKEEVDYIISLVVEFVQDTTVQELNQNNIKVNFIGDISKFPDETQEAMRKVVELTQTNNGMAVYFAMNYGGKNDIVQAIKTYIVENNEENKETSEISEAEFEKFLYTGLNPAPDLLIRTSGEKRLSNFLLWQAAYSELWFTDVMWPDFNEQLLYESILDYQQRKQRALDDVTQ, from the coding sequence TTGAAATGGAACCGTATACATAAAGAAAAACCTAATACCATCCATTCCATCGACTGGAACGGATTCATCCCGAAGCATATCGCAATTATGATGGATGGAAATGGAAGATGGGCGACGAGAAGAGGACTGCCTCGAAGTGCCGGGCACTATGCAGGAATGCAGACGATGCGGGAAACGATAAGCATGTGCCACAAAAACGGGATTGCTTCGCTCACTCTTTACGCCTTCTCTACGGAAAACTGGAAAAGGCCCAAGGAAGAGGTCGACTACATCATTAGTCTGGTGGTCGAATTTGTACAGGATACAACTGTTCAGGAACTGAATCAGAATAATATCAAAGTTAATTTTATTGGAGATATCTCAAAATTCCCAGACGAAACACAGGAAGCGATGCGCAAAGTGGTGGAACTAACCCAAACGAACAACGGGATGGCTGTGTATTTTGCAATGAATTATGGAGGTAAAAACGATATTGTGCAAGCCATCAAAACGTACATCGTTGAAAACAATGAAGAAAACAAAGAAACCTCGGAAATCTCCGAGGCGGAATTCGAAAAGTTTTTGTATACCGGACTCAATCCTGCCCCCGATCTGTTAATCCGAACCAGTGGGGAGAAACGGTTAAGCAATTTCCTATTATGGCAAGCCGCTTATTCCGAGCTCTGGTTTACGGACGTGATGTGGCCGGATTTCAACGAGCAATTGTTATACGAATCCATTCTGGATTATCAGCAGCGCAAACAAAGAGCATTAGACGATGTAACGCAGTAA
- a CDS encoding SDR family NAD(P)-dependent oxidoreductase has protein sequence MGRLTGKVAIITGAASGMGLAGAQLFAREGAKVVATDVAIDALQEQVKQIEADGGEAIAVKLDVSSPESWNAVVEETIANYGKIDILVNNAGIHIAKGILEAELEDWDKVMSINGTGVWLGMKAVIPYMQQNGQGSIVNTSSIAAIIGGIADAQGAAYSASKGSVRSLTKHGAQWFAKDNIRVNSVHPGAVFTGMVEKAGIKSQVEMGEHYKNLAPLPPHAGESMDIAYAYLFLASDESKFITGVELPVDGGWISN, from the coding sequence ATGGGAAGATTAACTGGAAAAGTTGCAATTATAACCGGTGCCGCGAGTGGTATGGGATTGGCTGGGGCTCAATTGTTTGCCAGAGAAGGAGCGAAGGTAGTTGCTACCGATGTAGCGATTGACGCTTTGCAGGAGCAAGTGAAACAGATCGAAGCTGACGGCGGCGAAGCGATTGCAGTAAAGCTGGATGTATCCAGTCCGGAATCATGGAATGCAGTTGTGGAAGAAACCATCGCAAACTATGGAAAAATTGATATTCTGGTCAACAATGCCGGCATTCACATCGCCAAAGGCATTCTGGAAGCAGAATTGGAAGATTGGGACAAGGTCATGTCCATTAACGGTACAGGTGTATGGCTGGGAATGAAGGCGGTTATCCCTTATATGCAGCAAAATGGACAAGGCTCCATCGTAAATACGTCCTCCATCGCTGCCATCATTGGCGGAATCGCCGATGCCCAGGGCGCAGCATACAGTGCTTCCAAGGGATCTGTGCGTTCACTGACCAAACATGGTGCACAATGGTTCGCCAAAGATAACATTCGTGTGAACTCTGTACATCCAGGGGCTGTGTTTACCGGCATGGTGGAAAAAGCGGGCATCAAGTCCCAAGTGGAGATGGGAGAGCATTACAAAAATCTCGCCCCACTGCCTCCGCATGCTGGAGAGTCCATGGATATCGCCTATGCCTACTTGTTCTTAGCTTCTGATGAATCCAAATTTATCACAGGTGTGGAGCTGCCAGTGGATGGTGGCTGGATCAGCAACTAA
- a CDS encoding TetR/AcrR family transcriptional regulator — protein MHKSLSIPDMDRRVHRSKQALKASLLEWMSRKPFESITITDIVKLADVNRSTFYKHYVYREDLLNEILKDVMADLIFAYRAPYQHYRDFGIMDLNASAIKIFDHVLGHATFYALLVNTNMLSGFRDTLYETLKTLYLEDVTDMSPDPRVNKELLACYQANAVLGLITGWVQSNFKYSASYMAEQLLEFTRMNRSNEVYRSNLNPSLDEMERGTASHDN, from the coding sequence ATGCATAAATCCCTATCTATACCCGACATGGATCGCAGAGTCCACAGATCCAAACAGGCCCTGAAAGCCTCATTGTTAGAATGGATGTCGCGTAAGCCGTTCGAGAGTATTACCATCACCGATATCGTGAAATTGGCCGATGTGAACCGCAGTACCTTTTACAAACATTATGTATATAGAGAAGACTTACTCAACGAAATTTTGAAAGACGTGATGGCAGATCTGATCTTCGCCTACCGTGCCCCTTACCAGCACTACCGGGATTTCGGAATCATGGACCTGAACGCTTCAGCTATCAAAATTTTCGACCATGTTCTTGGCCATGCCACCTTCTATGCCTTGCTGGTTAACACAAACATGCTTTCAGGTTTTCGGGATACACTCTATGAAACGCTCAAAACTCTGTATCTGGAGGATGTAACCGATATGTCGCCAGACCCCCGAGTGAACAAGGAGCTTCTTGCCTGTTACCAGGCCAATGCAGTTCTTGGTTTAATTACAGGATGGGTGCAAAGCAACTTCAAATACAGTGCCTCCTATATGGCGGAGCAGCTGCTGGAATTTACACGCATGAATCGCTCCAATGAAGTTTACCGTTCGAATTTGAATCCATCATTGGATGAAATGGAAAGAGGCACCGCCTCTCATGACAACTGA
- a CDS encoding CueP family metal-binding protein, whose amino-acid sequence MKKQMWIITGFVVVIVLGAYLIANLVGKEEADKAEAPNIKKIVEDISTGKETPESASINATQLIVTDKGNQTTTYDLPQNEFFLSIAPYVEQTHPCAIHSLTGCQGEMKNKKFIVTIHDSEGNTLMKDAEMKAGSNGFMDFWLARDKSYLIRVVHDGKVAETQLSTYEEDNTCITTMQLS is encoded by the coding sequence TTGAAAAAACAAATGTGGATCATTACCGGCTTTGTAGTTGTAATTGTGTTGGGGGCCTATCTGATAGCAAACCTTGTGGGGAAAGAAGAAGCAGATAAGGCGGAAGCGCCCAATATCAAGAAAATAGTAGAAGATATCAGTACAGGCAAGGAGACACCGGAATCGGCCTCCATTAATGCCACCCAGTTAATCGTCACGGATAAAGGTAACCAAACGACAACCTACGACTTGCCTCAAAATGAATTTTTCCTTTCCATTGCACCCTATGTGGAACAGACTCATCCTTGTGCAATTCATAGCCTAACCGGATGTCAGGGCGAAATGAAAAATAAGAAGTTCATTGTGACGATTCATGATTCCGAAGGGAATACGCTCATGAAGGATGCTGAGATGAAGGCCGGCTCCAACGGTTTTATGGATTTTTGGCTAGCCAGAGATAAATCATACCTCATTCGTGTGGTGCATGATGGAAAGGTTGCAGAGACACAGCTATCTACCTATGAAGAAGATAATACGTGCATCACAACGATGCAGTTGAGTTAA
- a CDS encoding ABC transporter substrate-binding protein codes for MKKGLKGLLIMLTFVLVLAGCGKANTTTDASKDADSGSAPAEETAGPVTVKHKRGELTLDKPAERVVTLEWTYTEDVVALGVQPVGNADNANYKVYVSSEAGLDDSVTDIGTRSEPNLEAIAALKPDLIIANADNNNAVYDQLNAIAPTIEYDPYDGDGYNYDKMTEIFNNIATALGKEDKAKQVLDELDQHYAEAKEKLAAAGKDNFHFALTQAFTYQNAASLRMFTDNSVVIGTLNKIGLVNDWQPEKLEGYGFSTVGIESLSDVQDSNFIYITQPDDDVFGTAMKDNSVWNGLNFVKEKRTYQLDSTTWTFGGPISSKALVDGVVEAITK; via the coding sequence ATGAAAAAAGGATTAAAAGGACTTTTGATCATGCTGACGTTTGTGCTAGTCCTGGCAGGATGCGGTAAAGCCAATACTACTACAGATGCAAGTAAGGATGCTGATTCCGGTAGTGCTCCGGCAGAAGAGACAGCAGGTCCTGTGACGGTGAAGCATAAACGCGGAGAGCTGACGCTGGACAAGCCTGCAGAGCGAGTGGTTACGTTGGAATGGACATACACCGAAGATGTGGTTGCATTGGGCGTTCAACCAGTTGGTAATGCAGATAACGCCAATTACAAAGTATATGTATCATCCGAAGCAGGGCTGGATGACAGTGTAACGGATATTGGAACTCGGAGTGAGCCGAATCTGGAAGCCATCGCTGCATTGAAGCCGGATCTCATTATTGCCAATGCAGACAATAATAATGCGGTTTACGATCAGCTTAATGCAATTGCACCAACGATCGAATACGACCCGTATGATGGCGATGGCTATAATTATGACAAAATGACAGAGATCTTTAATAACATCGCAACTGCCCTTGGTAAAGAGGACAAAGCGAAGCAAGTACTAGATGAACTGGATCAGCATTATGCAGAAGCCAAAGAAAAACTGGCTGCTGCAGGTAAAGATAATTTCCACTTTGCTCTGACACAGGCATTCACGTATCAAAATGCGGCCAGTCTGCGCATGTTTACCGATAACTCGGTCGTGATTGGAACGTTGAACAAGATTGGTTTGGTTAACGATTGGCAGCCGGAAAAATTAGAAGGTTATGGTTTCTCTACAGTGGGGATTGAATCCTTATCTGATGTACAGGATAGTAACTTCATTTATATTACACAGCCAGACGATGATGTTTTTGGCACAGCAATGAAAGATAATTCGGTGTGGAACGGACTCAACTTTGTCAAGGAAAAACGCACATATCAACTGGATAGCACGACATGGACATTTGGTGGACCCATTTCCTCCAAAGCGTTGGTTGATGGCGTTGTTGAGGCGATTACCAAATGA